The Romeriopsis navalis LEGE 11480 genome segment TGATTGGCGTAATGACGATTGGCGCAAGCGTAATGCAAACCGCGAATGGGATAACGATCGTAACTGGGATAACGATCGTAATTGGTAGATCGATGATGTCCCATTTAACGTAAATTCCAGACGCTTGTCTCGAATAAACCATCGGTGAGATTGAAGGTTCAATCTCACCGATTTGCTGATCGACTGGAAGGCTGACTTCGCAAAACTCAATACTCATTTGTAAAACTAAATTCAAGCGAGGCAGTTACTTCAGCCGAAAAGCGCGATATAATTCAGCCGAGGAGTTCGCTCCAATCGAATACACATCACAACGTTACTGGAACTTTTTTAATAAACAACATTTCGAATTCTATTTGATTATGGAGTTCGTCTAGCTCAATTGTTTTGCTAGGTTCTTTTTTTCGCTTCATCACTATTCTTCATCGTCTGATTGCTTGACCAAATTCCTTGGTGTAAGTTGTCGATCTTGCTCGTTCACTGGTTTGGAATATCGTCAACTAGTGCGGCTGCACGCCAGCTGCACTAGTTGTTAGTTGCTACATCTCAAATTACTCATATCGCACTGGGAGAAATGAATGACTTCCCAAGATTTCGATCGTGACAGCGCCTCGCGCGATCGCGCATTGCCGCATGAGCAACTGTCGGCACCTGTGACCGATGCGGATTTTCCCCTTGTCGGAATTGGTGCATCAGCAGGTGGCTTAGAAGCTTTTAGCCAACTGTTACGCAGTCTCCCGAACGATACGGGGATGGCCTTTATCTTCGTGCAGCATTTAGAGCCGGATCATAAAAGCCTGTTAAGTGAGATTCTGGCTCGCACCACGTCGATGCCCATCGTTGAAGTCGAAGATGGCATGCTGATTGTGCCTAACTATGTCTATGTGATTCCGCCCAATCACCATATGACTTATCAATTGGGTCGCTTTCAACTTCAGGCTCGCCAGCGGATGCCAGGCAAAATATATCAACCCATCGATATATTTTTTAATTCTTTAGCCATTGCGTTGGAGAGCCAGGCGATCGCGATTGTTTTATCCGGTAATGGGGCCGATGGCACAGTCGGGATCACTGCGATCAAGGCCGCTGGTGGAATTACCTTTGCGCAAGCACCACAATCGGCAGACTTTATCAGTATGCCCAAAACGGTGATCGCTACTGGCTATGTGGACTTTGTGTTGACACCTGCTCAAATCGCCACGGAATTGCTGGCAATTAGTCGGCATCCTTATATCAAACGGCCAAATAATACGATCTTTGATGCTGCGACTGACGAAAATAATGCTGCCCTGGCAACGATTCTGGCTCTGGTTCGCAGTGCAATGGGCGTTGATTTTACCCACTACAAGCAGGGCGTCTTGCAGCGGCGTCTTGCAGCGGCGGGTAATCCTGGGCCATCTGGAAAGCCTACAGGCCTATGCGCAATACCTCAGCGCACATCCCACGGAAGTTGAACAGCTCTACCAGGATATCTTGATCCATGTGACGAGTTTTTTCCGCGAGCCGCACAGTTTTACAGCGCTAAAGACAAAAGTTTTTCCTGGTATTACCCAAACACTATCCCCGCACAGACCGATTCGCATTTGGGTGCCGGGCTGTGCCACGGGGGAGGAAGTCTATTCGATCGCCATTAGTCTGCTGGAGTTTTTGGCCGATCAGCCGCTCCAACCCGAAATTCAAATTTTTGCCACAGATATCAGTGAAGTGGCAATCGCCCAAGCCCGCTTAGGTATCTATACCCCGAACCAATTGATACAAATCTCGCCAGAGCGGCTGCATCAATTTTTTGTGCCCTTGGATAATGGCAGTTATCAAATTGGTAAATCCGTGCGCGAACTCTGTGTGTTTGCCCGCCAAGATTTGACCGGCGATCCACCGTTTTCTCAGCTCGATCTAATTAGCTGCCGCAATGTGCTGATTTATTTTGAGCCTTTGCTCCAACAAAAAGTCCTGCCGATGTTTCACTACGCCCTCAAATCAACGGGCTTTCTGATGTTGGGCAGTGCGGAAAGCATTGGCGAATTCTCTGACTTATTTGACGTGATTGATAAAAAAATGCGGATCTATAGTCGTAAAACTGCCCCCGCCCAGTTGAATTTTAGTTTGACGACGACCAGTCAGATGACACCCCCACGATCATCCGGGATCCTGGGCCCGCCGATTGCCAACTGGGGGGATTCAAATTTAGTTCAAGTCGCGAATCAAATTGTTTTAAATCAATACGCCCCAGTGGGTGTTGTGATTAATGCCAATTTGGAGATTTTGCAATTTCGCGGTCAAACCAGTCGTTATTTAGAACCAGCACCGGGTAAAGCTAGCCTCAATCTGCTCAAGATGGTGCGATCGGAATTGGCCCTAGAACTGCGTGCCGCCATGCATGAAGCACAGCAACAGGATCAGGTGGTACATAAGGTGGGTATTCCCATGCAAATCGGTGAAGTGTGGAGTAACGTCAATCTTGATGTCATCCCATTTAGCCCCGCTGCCCAGGGGATGCGATATTTTCTTGTGTTGTTTGGTTCACGTCCCAGCCCCGATCCGGCCACTCAGTCCGGCCCGACTTCCACGCCTCTTCCCTCAGAAACGTATCGCTTGCGGCAAGAACTTGCGAGTACAAAGGAATATTTACAGCTAATTATTGAAGCGCAGGAAGCGATTAATCAGGATCTCAAAGTTGCCAACGAAGAAATCCTATCAAGTAATGAAGAACTTCAAAGTACCAACGAGGAACTCGAAACTGCTAAAGAGGAGATCCAAGCGACGAATGAAGAACTCAGCACGACCAACGAAGAACTTCATAGTCGTAATGCGCAGTTGAATCAAATTAACAGTGATTTACAAAATCTCCTCAGCAGTGTTAATATCCCGATTTTGATTTTGGGTCAAGAACGTCAAATTCGCCGATTTACGCCCATCGCGGCGCCACTGTTCAATTTGATTCCCACCGATATCGGGCGACCGTTTAGCCATATCCAGCACAATTTAGTGGGAGTCAATTTAGACGAATTAGCCCGCAGTGTAATTGAGATACAAAATCTTTACGAACAAGAAGTCCAGGATCAAAACGGCTGCTGGTATCGCCTGCGCCTGCGCCCTTACAAAACGATCGAGCAGCAAATTGATGGTGTTGTGATGAGTTTGATCAATATTGATTTGTTGAAGCGTAATACCTTGCTGCTGGAACAATCCCGTGATGCCGCGACGACAATGCTGTCGGAAAAAGAAGTGCTCCTGCGCGAAATTCGTCACCGAGTCAAAAATAATCTACAAGTCATTTCGAGCCTGCTCAGTCTCCAAAGTAATCGCATCACGGATCGGCAATTGAGCCAAATCTTAGAGGACAGCCAACAACGTGTCCAAACGATCGCCCTGATGCATGATGTGCTGCATCAATCACCAAATATTGCCCAACTGAATTTTGCAGAATATGTCACAACCTTAGTGGACTATATCTTTCGCAGTTATCGACCACCGACTCAAAACATTATGCCGGTAGTCACGGTTGCCCCTGAGCTGATCATTCATCCGGATCAAGCTGTACTTTGTGGCCTGATTATCAACGAACTTGTGACGAACGCGTTGAAATATGGTTTCCCAACTTCCCCCAGTGTTCTGGCACCTGCAGATTCCGGGCCTCAAGCGGCGAAGCCGGTCAACATTGCGGCAGGTGTGGTGGCTGTACATATCCAGCGCAATCGCCAGCAGCAAGTCAGCTTAGCCGTCAGCAATGATGGCGATCATCTACCAGTGAATTTTGATTTACAGACAATTGATTCGATCGGTCTAAAGCTAGTACTGACCCTGGTTCAACAGCTCAACGGCACCTTAGAACTGCATCGCGGTTCTCAAACAACATTTACCGCGAGCTTTCCCCCAGTCGATGTGCTTCCCGTGATTTAATCCCCCTAATTCTTGTAGTTCCGGTGCTACAGGAGTTCCCCCAATGTGAGGTGAGATGATGGAAAGTTTAGCCACCGCCAATATCTTGATCGTGGAAGACGAGAAGATTGTGGCCTGGGATATTCAAGAACGGCTTGAGAAACTTGGCTACCAGATTGCGGGCAGAACAGCTTCGGCTAAAGCCGCGATCGCTGCCGCTGCTGAGACGCCGCCCGATCTTGTCCTGATGGATATTCAGATTGAAGGGACAATCAATGGAATTGAGACGGCGAAAATTCTCTATGATCAATTCAAGATTCCCGTGATTTATCTCACGGCTCACAGTGATGATCAAACCCTGGCCGCCGCCACCCAAACTAATCCTTTTGGCTATTTACTCAAACCGTTTCAAACTCGCGAGTTACACAGCACGATCCAAATTGCGCTTCAACGTTATGCGAAAGAGCGACAGGCAAATTTGATTCAACCCGGAGTCGCCAATACCTTGAATTGTCTCGATGCGGCGACGATCGTGACCAACATTTCAGGACGGGTCACCTTCATTAACCAGATGGCCGAACGATTGACTGGGTGGTCGCGGGAGCAAGCCCTGGGGATGTCGATTAATCAATTGTTGTCAATGGTTGATATGACCACCCATGCGCCGATTATCCAGCCAGATCTCACACTTGAAACATGGGGCAATCCCACTGAACCCTACCGATTAAATTCAAACAGTGGCAAGGAAATTCTGGTGAAGCAATCTACTTCATCAATTTGCAATGCTGCCGGTGCAATGATTGGGTATGTGATTGTTTTGCATGATATCACCCAACAGATTACAGAGCAGGCAGCACTCCAGCAGCATAATCAAGATTTAGAAGCATTCCAAATCCAGCTCATTGCTCAGTTGTCCGAGAAGACGGCACAGTTTGATCTGGCAATCGCCTATATGCAAATCTTAGTCCAACTGCTGGCTCCCAAGTCACTGACCCAATCCCCCAAGGATCTTGTGCAATGGACCTTACAAGAATTTGGGCAGGTATTTGATCTCGATTATGCTTGGGTGGCCTTACACGATGAGTGCAATATCAATTCCAGTGTGATCTATGAATACCGTGCTGCCAATCATCGGCCCGATAATTGGCACTGCCAGTCGATTGTGAATCAGGTGATTGCGCTATCAGATTATCCCGATTTTTATCAAATGCTATTTTTGGGCATTAGCTGGTGTAACCCCGACATCAGCCTTTTGCCCCCGAGCTATAAAATGACGCGCCATGCCAATAATCAACAGCTCATCAGCCCAATTTTCACCAAACAAATACCTGGAGAGCCCCCCGTGATTATGGGCGAACTCGGTTTGATTGCCAGCGGTAATTCCCCTTGGTCGAATCCGCTCCAGATGCAACTGATTACTCAGATCATCAGCTATGCCGCCAGCATATCGCGACAATCGGAATTAGCGGCCATCATGCAGGCGCAAAAAGTTGACTTAGAGATTCTGAATTATCTGAAAGAGGATTTCATCAGTTCTGTTTCTCATAGCTTAAAAGTGCCACTGGAAAATATGCAGCAGGCGATCGGCGCAATTGAAAAGTTGCTCCAGCAGTTCCAGCCCATACCGACTGTCCCGATTAGTCGGCCTCACGAGTTAGCGCAAACTCAAGCAAAATTGCACAACCAACTCAACATCTTGCAGAAAGAATGGCAACGGGAATATGACTTTGTCAAAATGTTGTTGGAGATGAATACCTCAGCGAGGGTAATGGAGCCACGACATTTTCATCAGATTATTCTCCAACCGTATTTCTCGGAACTACTAGAGCAGTTTTCTCCCCAAGCAATCCGGTTCGAGCAAACCTTGAGCTACGAGATCCGGTCAGAATATTTGATTGCCTATTCCCATCGTTCAACCCTGACGCAAATCCTGAAGGAATTGCTTAATAATGCGATCAAATATACCCCACCGCAGCAAACAATCCAGCTTTCGGCACAGAACATTGATGATCAGCTTGAACTGCATGTGACCAATACTGGTATCACAATTCCGGCCGCTTCCCTGTCGCAAATCTTTCAACCATTTTACCGGGTCCCTCGCAGTAACCCCTGGGACTACTGCGGTACTGGATTAGGACTGGCCTTCGTTCAGAAATTAGTCATGCAACTTGGGGGGCACATCCAGGTTGAATCGAGTCAAAAAGTAACTCGCTTTGTGGTCAAACTGCCACAGGTCTAGTTCTCCGTTAGTGCTAGTGGTCTGTCTTGTGTATTTTGCGGAATTAGGCCGTGCCTTGGCCCGGTGGTAACATCCGACTGACTTTGGCTGGGACTAAAATCTCATCGCCGTCGCGATAGCCAATAAACCGAATATAGACGGCCTCGCCCGCCGTTATATCAGCGGCATCCGGTTGGTGTAATTGTGGGTCAAATGCAACCAATTCCCAAGGTGTTCCGATCGTCGTATAGCCCCATTGCTGCACCAAAGTCCCCAGTGGTGTAAATAACGGTGTGATACTCTGCGCTGACATTTCCGGGTTTGCCGCTGCGGCTTGGGTCACACTGGGATAATTCACCAATAGCGTTTGTAGTTGGGTAAAGACCTGGCGGTGGGATTCGGGTTTGACAGTGGGTGCCGAGTTGACTGGAGCCGTCGATTTTGGGGCAGGTGGGGCGGGCTTAACCTCGTCATCGATATCGATCGTTCGTTCACCGCGTGAGGCTTGGGAGCGGCGGCGCGCATTCCAGATGGCTACGAGGCCCAGCGTCAGCAAAATCTCCAAAACAATGCCAAACCCATTGAAGTTCGGTGAAGCCATTTATTGCTGTTGTCCTTGCTGAATGGTTTGAGCGGTCAGCGCATCTTCATCGGCATAATACTCCGGCAAATAGTCGCGCTTTTCCACTTCACCTAAGGCTTGTTCGATATTATCTGTGCTGGCGACGCAACGATCGCCCGTTGCCCCGATTACCGTCTCGACAATCTTGCCATCGGGAGCAATTCGGTACTCAATTCGCTGATACTCTGCCATTGCCGTTTATCCCCATACGCCATCGTTATCATAACCAATCCATTGCGCCTGCACTCAAATAAGGTTTGGTTAAATTTAATTTGGCTTGGGCAAAGGCTTGTTCGACACCCCGTAGCCGACTCCGTCGTGTTTGAGGCTGATCGAGCAAACCCTGGGCGAAGAGCTGACATCGCGACCATCCGAAGTTCGTGGTGTCAGCATCTAGCTGGACGCTGGCCAGACCTGGACAAACCGGCTTTCCGAGTAATGGTTCGCCTGGGCGTAAATACGCTGTCCACATTGGCCAATCCGATTTCACCTGGGTTTGAGCCGATCGCTCCAGGATCAAAATCCCGGCATCCTGTCGCGGGTATTCAAACGGCTCGTAGGGCACCGCAAAGGTAAAGGGAATCCCGAGATCATTGAAGGTTTGTGTAATCCGTCCCATGACCGCCAGAATGCCATCCCGATCGCAATGTAGATATAGCTGCAAGCGATCGCCCACGGGCTTACCCGCATTGCCGACGGCCATATAGCGATCGGCATCGACCAGATTTTTGGGCATTTTGACCGCAATGTTCATCCCAGTGGTGAGCTGAACGTCGGGTTGAAGATGTAATTCTGGCGATACCTGAATGGTTAGATCTTGTTGTTGCACGAACCAGTCACCATGGTCTGTTGCTTCTACCACTCGCCAACCGGCATCCCAGTAGCCGGTGCCATGGTTATGGGCATCTAGCGCCAGCGCAAAGTCGAGATCCAAACCATTAAATCGGCGATCGCAATTGTCGGGGCTAGCCTCGCTATCCACACCTGAAATCAATCGACGATAAAGCCAATCTTGTAACCGTCGCTGGTTCAGTTCATATTTCTGTCGGGGGGCTAATGCGGCAAACCAATCCGCTGGCTCTAGTGCATCGCCTAAATTCCACCAGCCAGTTTGATCCGGTTGGATGGTGCCGACTAACTCGCGCCACTGTTGCATCCAATTGTGTGATTGGGATTGGGGTGATTGGGTCTGGATTGGTGTTTGAGTCATGCAACCACCGCCGGCAATGCGAATTCCGCCGCTAAGTCCATCCCGAAGATACTCCGGCTGGCCAGTTCTGGCTGGCAGACCAATTGCTGGGCTAGTTGTAACGTCGCTGCTTGCTGATGCCCCAGCGGCACATAGTACTGAATATCCCGCTGGACTCGATCGATTAATTCCCGCCCAATCAGCCGGACAGTGTGAATGATCCAGTCTGGATGCACAGTGGCGATCGCTGGAAAGGCGGCATAATAGGTTTGCATCAATGTTTGCAAACTGGGTTGGAGTGCGGCTAAGGGGATCGTCGCGGTTTGCAAACAACTCTGGAGATGACTCGAAATCTCCCAGGTGCAGCTTCCAAGCCAACGGTTAATATAGGCTGCTAATACGTCAGCGAGATCAGTTAAAGGATCACCCCAGTCCACTTTTTCCCAGTCAATCAGCCGAATTTCGGAGCTAGCATCACACCACAGCCAGTTGCCAAATTTCAAATCCTGATGGACGACACAACAGGCTTGCCAATGGTTGGCTAAATCGGCTATCGCCGCTGTGACTTCTGGATGATGCTGGACCCAACGGAAAAAGCCAAAGGCGTCGGAACGGATGCGCCCAAAGGTTTCAGGTGTGATTTTGCCGAGTCTCCCCCAAGATGTCGATGGCCGATCGCCTTGGTGAATACTGTCATCAACCTGATGCATCCAATCCCGATACGATGTTTGGTTGAAGGTGCGGCAATGGAGCTGGCCTAAGGCGTGAGCGATCGCTTGTGCTACTGCTGAATCGGGGTGTGTTGCCCGCGCGTAATAATCGCCTAAGTCCCGATAGCTTGTGAGAAAGCGACATACTAAAATGGCGTTTTCTGTGTCATAGAACTCGACTTCCGGCACAATAGCGCGCAACGGGCTTAATTCTGGATGACATCGCAGCAATGACTGGAAAGCCCATTCGCCTAAGAAATCATCATTACAGGCATCATCAATAATAGCTTCTTGTTTGACGAGCCAATCTTGACCATTCGCAAACTGCAAGCGGAGATTAAAGTTTTTTCCAGAGAGCGAAGTGATTTTGACTGTGGGGTCATCATGCTCTGGATAGATGCCTTTGTTAATTAAATATAAAACGACGTTTTCAGCAGTGAGTGTAATCATCTAACTTCACATTTTTAAACAGACTTGAAAATGCAAATACACCCGATACTTGACTCGGAAATTGTCGCCTCAAGCCTCAATTTGGCTGGATTTCTTAGTTCAGC includes the following:
- a CDS encoding chemotaxis protein CheB, with translation MTSQDFDRDSASRDRALPHEQLSAPVTDADFPLVGIGASAGGLEAFSQLLRSLPNDTGMAFIFVQHLEPDHKSLLSEILARTTSMPIVEVEDGMLIVPNYVYVIPPNHHMTYQLGRFQLQARQRMPGKIYQPIDIFFNSLAIALESQAIAIVLSGNGADGTVGITAIKAAGGITFAQAPQSADFISMPKTVIATGYVDFVLTPAQIATELLAISRHPYIKRPNNTIFDAATDENNAALATILALVRSAMGVDFTHYKQGVLQRRLAAAGNPGPSGKPTGLCAIPQRTSHGS
- a CDS encoding CheR family methyltransferase, with the translated sequence MQRRVILGHLESLQAYAQYLSAHPTEVEQLYQDILIHVTSFFREPHSFTALKTKVFPGITQTLSPHRPIRIWVPGCATGEEVYSIAISLLEFLADQPLQPEIQIFATDISEVAIAQARLGIYTPNQLIQISPERLHQFFVPLDNGSYQIGKSVRELCVFARQDLTGDPPFSQLDLISCRNVLIYFEPLLQQKVLPMFHYALKSTGFLMLGSAESIGEFSDLFDVIDKKMRIYSRKTAPAQLNFSLTTTSQMTPPRSSGILGPPIANWGDSNLVQVANQIVLNQYAPVGVVINANLEILQFRGQTSRYLEPAPGKASLNLLKMVRSELALELRAAMHEAQQQDQVVHKVGIPMQIGEVWSNVNLDVIPFSPAAQGMRYFLVLFGSRPSPDPATQSGPTSTPLPSETYRLRQELASTKEYLQLIIEAQEAINQDLKVANEEILSSNEELQSTNEELETAKEEIQATNEELSTTNEELHSRNAQLNQINSDLQNLLSSVNIPILILGQERQIRRFTPIAAPLFNLIPTDIGRPFSHIQHNLVGVNLDELARSVIEIQNLYEQEVQDQNGCWYRLRLRPYKTIEQQIDGVVMSLINIDLLKRNTLLLEQSRDAATTMLSEKEVLLREIRHRVKNNLQVISSLLSLQSNRITDRQLSQILEDSQQRVQTIALMHDVLHQSPNIAQLNFAEYVTTLVDYIFRSYRPPTQNIMPVVTVAPELIIHPDQAVLCGLIINELVTNALKYGFPTSPSVLAPADSGPQAAKPVNIAAGVVAVHIQRNRQQQVSLAVSNDGDHLPVNFDLQTIDSIGLKLVLTLVQQLNGTLELHRGSQTTFTASFPPVDVLPVI
- a CDS encoding hybrid sensor histidine kinase/response regulator codes for the protein MESLATANILIVEDEKIVAWDIQERLEKLGYQIAGRTASAKAAIAAAAETPPDLVLMDIQIEGTINGIETAKILYDQFKIPVIYLTAHSDDQTLAAATQTNPFGYLLKPFQTRELHSTIQIALQRYAKERQANLIQPGVANTLNCLDAATIVTNISGRVTFINQMAERLTGWSREQALGMSINQLLSMVDMTTHAPIIQPDLTLETWGNPTEPYRLNSNSGKEILVKQSTSSICNAAGAMIGYVIVLHDITQQITEQAALQQHNQDLEAFQIQLIAQLSEKTAQFDLAIAYMQILVQLLAPKSLTQSPKDLVQWTLQEFGQVFDLDYAWVALHDECNINSSVIYEYRAANHRPDNWHCQSIVNQVIALSDYPDFYQMLFLGISWCNPDISLLPPSYKMTRHANNQQLISPIFTKQIPGEPPVIMGELGLIASGNSPWSNPLQMQLITQIISYAASISRQSELAAIMQAQKVDLEILNYLKEDFISSVSHSLKVPLENMQQAIGAIEKLLQQFQPIPTVPISRPHELAQTQAKLHNQLNILQKEWQREYDFVKMLLEMNTSARVMEPRHFHQIILQPYFSELLEQFSPQAIRFEQTLSYEIRSEYLIAYSHRSTLTQILKELLNNAIKYTPPQQTIQLSAQNIDDQLELHVTNTGITIPAASLSQIFQPFYRVPRSNPWDYCGTGLGLAFVQKLVMQLGGHIQVESSQKVTRFVVKLPQV
- a CDS encoding molecular chaperone GrpE, which codes for MASPNFNGFGIVLEILLTLGLVAIWNARRRSQASRGERTIDIDDEVKPAPPAPKSTAPVNSAPTVKPESHRQVFTQLQTLLVNYPSVTQAAAANPEMSAQSITPLFTPLGTLVQQWGYTTIGTPWELVAFDPQLHQPDAADITAGEAVYIRFIGYRDGDEILVPAKVSRMLPPGQGTA
- a CDS encoding DUF2997 domain-containing protein, translated to MAEYQRIEYRIAPDGKIVETVIGATGDRCVASTDNIEQALGEVEKRDYLPEYYADEDALTAQTIQQGQQQ
- a CDS encoding T3SS effector HopA1 family protein, giving the protein MTQTPIQTQSPQSQSHNWMQQWRELVGTIQPDQTGWWNLGDALEPADWFAALAPRQKYELNQRRLQDWLYRRLISGVDSEASPDNCDRRFNGLDLDFALALDAHNHGTGYWDAGWRVVEATDHGDWFVQQQDLTIQVSPELHLQPDVQLTTGMNIAVKMPKNLVDADRYMAVGNAGKPVGDRLQLYLHCDRDGILAVMGRITQTFNDLGIPFTFAVPYEPFEYPRQDAGILILERSAQTQVKSDWPMWTAYLRPGEPLLGKPVCPGLASVQLDADTTNFGWSRCQLFAQGLLDQPQTRRSRLRGVEQAFAQAKLNLTKPYLSAGAMDWL
- a CDS encoding aminoglycoside phosphotransferase family protein, translating into MITLTAENVVLYLINKGIYPEHDDPTVKITSLSGKNFNLRLQFANGQDWLVKQEAIIDDACNDDFLGEWAFQSLLRCHPELSPLRAIVPEVEFYDTENAILVCRFLTSYRDLGDYYARATHPDSAVAQAIAHALGQLHCRTFNQTSYRDWMHQVDDSIHQGDRPSTSWGRLGKITPETFGRIRSDAFGFFRWVQHHPEVTAAIADLANHWQACCVVHQDLKFGNWLWCDASSEIRLIDWEKVDWGDPLTDLADVLAAYINRWLGSCTWEISSHLQSCLQTATIPLAALQPSLQTLMQTYYAAFPAIATVHPDWIIHTVRLIGRELIDRVQRDIQYYVPLGHQQAATLQLAQQLVCQPELASRSIFGMDLAAEFALPAVVA